One region of Paraburkholderia phymatum STM815 genomic DNA includes:
- a CDS encoding cobaltochelatase CobT-related protein produces the protein MASDREAARRAARGDALRAATVRALTGDAALHYSNGRLCRNMKPLPLHAPHLRTAAAEDTFASLRGAADGAALRVRHSDAELHRQLLPNVSVERLLFELLEQLRCESLLPEGMPGLEQNLRDRFDAWSRAMHRAGIVDGHLGLLLYTVAQMGWSRLSGWPVLEETEGLIEATRASIAPMIGVSLASMRRTRGDQRAFAQHALELARQISAMIDAERAARLPDEVEDKQEDEAARNACSLFLDFEDGVEEGITLAHTGESRVLRALGQGYRVFTTRYDRETYAATLVRKALLAEYRERLDERIGAQALNVPRLARALKAALAVPQRDGWSFGEEYGHIDGRRLAQLVSSPAERRLFRLEQHTPIAESMVSFLIDCSGSMRAQMEPVAMLIDVLTRALDAAGIANEVLGFTTGAWNGGRARQEWLARGRPRHPGRLTEVSHLVFKDAATSWRRARADIAALLKGDLFREGVDGEAVEWACNRLRTRAVNRRILIVVSDGSPMDAATNQANDAYYLDNHLKLVIGAQQAAGDVEVLGLGVGLDLSPYYRHSLAVDLSVPPDMTMLAEIAGFIGAGGRRAK, from the coding sequence ATGGCGTCCGATCGCGAAGCGGCCCGGCGCGCCGCGCGCGGCGACGCACTGCGTGCCGCGACCGTGCGCGCGCTCACGGGCGATGCCGCCTTGCACTACAGCAACGGGCGGCTATGCCGGAACATGAAGCCGCTGCCGCTGCACGCGCCGCATCTGCGGACCGCCGCAGCCGAGGACACGTTTGCATCGCTACGCGGCGCTGCGGATGGCGCGGCATTGCGCGTACGACACTCCGATGCCGAGCTGCATCGGCAGTTGCTGCCCAATGTTTCCGTCGAGCGGCTGCTATTCGAACTGCTGGAACAGTTGCGTTGCGAATCGTTGCTGCCCGAAGGCATGCCGGGGCTCGAGCAGAATCTGCGTGACCGCTTCGACGCATGGTCGCGCGCGATGCATCGCGCGGGCATCGTCGATGGACATCTCGGACTGCTGCTCTACACCGTCGCGCAGATGGGCTGGTCGCGTCTGTCGGGCTGGCCCGTGCTGGAGGAAACTGAAGGCCTGATCGAAGCGACGCGCGCTTCGATTGCGCCCATGATCGGCGTGTCGCTTGCCAGCATGCGGCGCACGCGCGGCGATCAACGGGCGTTCGCGCAACACGCGCTCGAACTGGCGCGGCAGATCAGCGCAATGATCGACGCCGAACGCGCCGCGCGTCTGCCCGACGAAGTCGAAGATAAGCAGGAAGACGAAGCGGCCCGCAATGCGTGCTCGCTCTTTCTCGACTTCGAAGACGGCGTAGAAGAAGGCATCACGCTCGCGCATACGGGCGAAAGCCGCGTGCTGAGAGCGTTGGGGCAGGGCTATCGCGTTTTCACGACCCGCTACGATCGCGAAACGTATGCGGCCACGCTCGTGCGCAAGGCGCTGCTTGCGGAGTATCGGGAAAGACTCGACGAACGCATCGGCGCACAGGCGCTCAACGTGCCGCGTCTCGCGCGCGCGTTGAAGGCCGCGCTCGCCGTGCCGCAGCGCGACGGCTGGTCGTTCGGCGAAGAATACGGACACATCGACGGAAGGCGGCTCGCGCAACTTGTCAGTTCGCCCGCCGAGCGGCGCCTGTTTCGCCTCGAACAGCACACGCCGATCGCCGAATCGATGGTGAGCTTTCTGATCGACTGCTCGGGTTCGATGCGCGCGCAGATGGAGCCTGTCGCGATGCTGATCGACGTGTTGACGCGTGCACTCGACGCGGCGGGCATCGCCAACGAAGTACTGGGCTTCACGACAGGTGCATGGAACGGCGGCCGCGCGCGGCAAGAGTGGCTTGCGCGTGGGCGTCCGCGGCATCCGGGCCGGCTCACCGAAGTGTCCCATCTCGTGTTCAAGGATGCCGCAACGAGCTGGCGACGCGCGCGCGCGGACATCGCCGCGCTGCTCAAGGGCGATCTCTTTCGCGAGGGCGTGGATGGCGAAGCCGTCGAGTGGGCGTGCAACAGGTTGCGCACGCGCGCCGTGAACCGTCGCATCCTGATCGTCGTATCGGACGGCAGCCCGATGGACGCCGCAACCAATCAGGCGAACGATGCTTACTACCTCGACAATCATCTGAAGCTGGTGATCGGCGCGCAACAGGCGGCGGGCGATGTCGAAGTGCTGGGACTCGGCGTTGGGCTCGATCTGAGTCCGTATTACCGGCATTCGTTGGCCGTGGACCTTTCGGTGCCGCCCGACATGACGATGCTCGCCGAGATCGCCGGTTTTATCGGGGCGGGTGGACGCCGTGCAAAATGA
- a CDS encoding AAA family ATPase, which translates to MEVTDIVTIQPDRIVNARSVFGIDVDLQVPAFSERDDHVPEIDEVYRFNTEVTLAILAGFMCNRRVMVQGLHGTGKSSHIEQVAARLNWPCVRVNLDGHISRLDLVGKDAIVVRGDHQVTEFQEGIVPWALQRPVALIFDEYDAGRPDVMFVIQRVLETDGKFTLLDQNRVIHPHPCFRLFATTNTVGLGNLNGLYHGTQTLNHAQIDRWNVVATLNYLSRDDERAIVLARTPDLDDAAGRALVESMVSVAELTRKGFATGDLSTLMSPRTVINWAENIRIFRDPGLAFCLTFLNKCDEAERPIVAEYFQRAFGKELASYESGALNVATP; encoded by the coding sequence ATGGAAGTGACCGATATCGTGACCATCCAGCCGGATCGCATCGTGAACGCGCGCAGCGTGTTCGGCATCGATGTCGATCTGCAAGTGCCCGCTTTCAGCGAACGCGACGATCACGTTCCAGAAATCGACGAGGTCTATCGCTTCAATACGGAAGTGACGCTGGCCATCCTCGCCGGCTTCATGTGCAACCGGCGCGTGATGGTTCAGGGGCTGCACGGCACCGGCAAGTCGTCGCACATCGAGCAGGTTGCCGCGCGCCTGAACTGGCCGTGCGTGCGCGTCAATCTGGATGGCCATATCAGCCGGCTCGATCTCGTCGGCAAGGATGCGATCGTCGTGCGCGGCGACCATCAGGTGACCGAGTTTCAGGAAGGCATCGTGCCGTGGGCGCTGCAGCGTCCCGTCGCGCTGATCTTCGATGAATACGACGCCGGCCGCCCCGACGTGATGTTCGTGATCCAGCGCGTCCTCGAAACCGACGGCAAGTTCACGCTGCTCGACCAGAATCGGGTGATTCATCCGCATCCGTGTTTCCGGCTGTTCGCAACGACGAACACCGTCGGACTCGGCAATCTCAACGGGCTTTATCACGGCACACAGACGCTGAATCACGCCCAGATCGACCGCTGGAATGTCGTCGCGACGCTGAACTACCTGTCGCGCGACGACGAGCGGGCGATCGTGCTCGCCCGCACTCCCGATCTCGACGATGCGGCGGGCCGTGCGCTCGTCGAATCGATGGTGAGCGTCGCCGAGCTGACACGCAAAGGCTTTGCGACAGGCGATCTGTCGACGCTGATGTCGCCCCGCACCGTGATCAACTGGGCGGAGAACATCAGGATCTTCCGCGATCCGGGCCTGGCTTTCTGCCTCACGTTCCTGAACAAGTGCGACGAGGCCGAGCGACCGATCGTCGCCGAATACTTCCAGCGCGCGTTCGGCAAGGAGCTGGCTTCCTACGAAAGCGGTGCGCTCAACGTGGCGACGCCGTGA
- the xsc gene encoding sulfoacetaldehyde acetyltransferase translates to MSEHDPVTSSSKAAAPSYGPQAMTPSEAFVETLAANGVTEMFGIMGSAFMDAMDIFAPAGIRLIPVVHEQGAGHMADGYARVSGRHGVVIGQNGPGISNAVTAIAAAYWAHSPVVIVTPEAGTMGIGLGGFQEAKQLPMFQEFTRYQGHVTHPARMAEFTGRCFDRAIAEMGPTQLNIPRDYFYGQIKAEIPQPQRLDRGAGGEQSLNAAAELLAQATFPVIISGGGVVMADAIDECQALAERLGAPVVNSYLHNDSFPARHPLWCGPLGYQGSKAAMKLLAQADVVVALGSRLGPFGTLPQHGLDYWPKNAKIIQIDADHKMLGLVKKISVGICGDAKAAAVALTERLAGRTLACDATRDARASQIADEKAAWEKELDSWTHERDPYSLDMIEEQKNERTFSGGEYLHPRQVLRELEKAMPEDVMVSTDIGNINSVANSYLRFNRPRSFFAAMSWGNCGYAFPTIIGAKVAAPHRPAVSYAGDGAWGMSMMETLTCVRHNIPVTAVVFHNRQWGAEKKNQVDFYNRRFVAGELDNPSFAGIAKAMGAQGIVVDRLEDVGPALKKAIDLQMNHGKTTIVEIMCTRELGDPFRRDALSRPVRLLDKYKDYV, encoded by the coding sequence ATGAGCGAGCACGACCCGGTCACTTCCTCTTCCAAGGCCGCCGCCCCCAGCTATGGCCCGCAGGCCATGACGCCCTCCGAAGCCTTCGTCGAAACCCTCGCCGCCAACGGCGTCACCGAGATGTTTGGCATCATGGGCTCCGCCTTCATGGACGCGATGGACATCTTCGCGCCCGCCGGCATCCGCCTGATTCCCGTCGTGCACGAACAGGGCGCCGGTCACATGGCCGACGGTTATGCGCGCGTCTCGGGACGCCATGGCGTGGTCATCGGCCAGAACGGACCCGGCATCAGCAATGCCGTCACCGCGATTGCCGCCGCTTACTGGGCGCACAGCCCCGTGGTTATCGTCACGCCCGAGGCGGGCACCATGGGCATCGGACTGGGCGGCTTCCAGGAAGCGAAGCAGTTGCCGATGTTCCAGGAGTTCACCAGGTATCAGGGTCACGTCACGCATCCGGCGCGCATGGCCGAATTCACGGGACGCTGTTTCGATCGCGCCATCGCCGAGATGGGACCGACGCAGCTCAATATCCCGCGCGACTACTTCTATGGCCAGATCAAGGCGGAGATTCCGCAGCCGCAGCGCCTCGATCGCGGCGCGGGCGGCGAGCAGAGCCTGAACGCGGCGGCCGAACTGCTCGCGCAGGCCACGTTCCCGGTGATCATCTCCGGGGGCGGCGTCGTGATGGCCGATGCCATCGACGAATGCCAGGCGCTCGCCGAGCGGCTCGGCGCGCCTGTCGTCAACAGCTATCTGCACAATGATTCGTTCCCGGCAAGGCATCCGCTGTGGTGCGGTCCGCTCGGCTATCAGGGCTCGAAGGCGGCGATGAAGCTGCTCGCGCAGGCCGACGTCGTGGTCGCGCTCGGCTCGCGCCTCGGGCCGTTTGGCACGCTGCCCCAGCATGGCCTGGACTACTGGCCGAAGAACGCGAAGATCATCCAGATCGATGCCGATCACAAGATGCTCGGGCTGGTGAAGAAGATCTCGGTGGGCATCTGCGGCGATGCGAAGGCGGCGGCTGTTGCGCTTACCGAACGGCTCGCGGGCCGCACACTCGCGTGCGATGCCACGCGCGACGCACGCGCCAGCCAGATCGCCGATGAGAAGGCAGCGTGGGAGAAGGAGCTCGACAGCTGGACGCATGAGCGCGATCCGTACAGCCTCGACATGATTGAGGAACAGAAGAACGAGCGCACGTTCAGTGGCGGCGAGTATCTGCATCCGCGCCAGGTGCTGCGCGAGCTGGAAAAGGCGATGCCTGAGGACGTGATGGTCTCCACCGACATCGGCAACATCAACTCGGTCGCGAACAGCTATCTGCGCTTCAACAGGCCGCGCAGCTTCTTCGCGGCGATGAGCTGGGGCAACTGCGGCTATGCGTTCCCGACCATCATCGGCGCGAAGGTGGCGGCGCCGCATCGGCCGGCCGTCTCGTATGCGGGCGATGGCGCGTGGGGCATGAGCATGATGGAGACGCTCACCTGCGTGCGCCACAACATTCCCGTCACCGCCGTGGTGTTCCATAACCGCCAGTGGGGCGCGGAGAAGAAGAACCAGGTGGACTTCTACAACCGCCGCTTCGTCGCCGGCGAACTCGACAATCCGAGCTTCGCGGGCATCGCGAAGGCCATGGGTGCGCAAGGCATCGTCGTCGACCGGCTCGAGGATGTCGGTCCGGCACTGAAGAAGGCCATCGACCTGCAGATGAACCACGGCAAGACCACGATCGTCGAGATCATGTGTACGCGCGAACTGGGCGATCCGTTCCGGCGTGATGCGCTGTCCAGGCCCGTGCGTCTGCTCGACAAGTACAAGGACTACGTCTGA
- a CDS encoding IclR family transcriptional regulator: MKKADTPTLRAFALLEHLVAADGPVSLADITHDIDLPKASLHRMLTSLEAGGLVIREPGQKNAYVIGPRLAQLGLGVMMQSSARRLRHAILGRLVSDLGETCNLTMLHETEVLYLDRMEAPWPLRLDLKPGSHVPAYCSASGKLLLAMLPREERAALVRAMQLQRFTPNTLTDPALLESELDRIAHKGIAVDNEEFVVGIACVAAPVRNEQGECIAAIAVHAPVSRTPLSQALEFVPRLQEAASELAGTF; the protein is encoded by the coding sequence ATGAAAAAGGCCGACACTCCGACGCTGCGCGCGTTCGCTCTGCTCGAACATCTGGTTGCCGCGGACGGCCCCGTTTCGCTCGCGGACATCACGCATGACATCGATCTTCCAAAAGCGTCGTTGCATCGGATGCTGACGTCGCTCGAAGCCGGCGGCCTCGTGATCCGTGAACCGGGGCAGAAAAACGCCTACGTGATCGGCCCGCGGCTTGCGCAACTGGGACTTGGCGTGATGATGCAGTCGAGCGCCCGACGCCTGCGGCACGCGATTCTCGGACGCCTCGTCTCCGATCTCGGCGAGACGTGCAATCTGACAATGCTTCACGAAACGGAAGTACTCTATCTGGACCGGATGGAAGCGCCATGGCCGTTGCGGCTCGATTTGAAGCCGGGCTCGCATGTGCCGGCTTATTGCAGCGCCAGCGGAAAGTTGCTGCTTGCGATGCTGCCTCGCGAGGAGCGCGCCGCGCTCGTGCGGGCGATGCAGCTGCAGCGTTTCACGCCTAACACCCTGACCGATCCTGCTTTGCTCGAAAGTGAGTTGGATCGCATCGCGCATAAGGGTATCGCTGTCGACAATGAAGAATTTGTCGTGGGGATTGCTTGTGTGGCGGCGCCTGTCAGGAACGAACAAGGGGAATGTATTGCCGCTATCGCGGTGCATGCTCCCGTGTCGCGGACGCCGCTTTCGCAGGCTTTGGAGTTTGTTCCTCGTTTGCAGGAGGCGGCGAGTGAACTCGCCGGGACTTTCTGA
- a CDS encoding dimethyl sulfoxide reductase anchor subunit family protein: MNPAFSVVFLTTLSGAGQGLLIALVGVELALRLGFGDAVTVPQMFYIAGAALSCLLGALGLLASFFHLGHPERAWRAIAMWRTSWLSRECLCLPAFLACTFAYGVAHAFASPHTLEIGLVAVVASGLLFVCTGMIYACLRFLQEWATPLTLVNFVLLGCASGFTLATACAAWFAPALIGPLAVGACGLTVAGCASRVASLMRNARLRPKSTLQSATGIRGARVEQQSRGFTAGAFNLREFFHGKTPQTLRRIKWTFLIAAFVVPFGLIASGGSVRSIGLSFVLLCAASVIQYAGLVAERWFFFAEARHPQNLYYRQA; the protein is encoded by the coding sequence ATGAATCCGGCATTTTCAGTGGTGTTCCTCACGACGCTGAGCGGCGCAGGGCAGGGACTGTTGATCGCGCTCGTCGGTGTGGAGCTGGCGTTGCGGTTGGGTTTCGGCGATGCAGTGACGGTGCCGCAGATGTTTTATATCGCCGGCGCCGCGCTTTCGTGTCTGCTCGGCGCGCTCGGGCTTCTCGCATCGTTTTTTCATCTGGGCCATCCCGAGCGGGCATGGCGCGCGATAGCGATGTGGCGCACGTCGTGGCTGTCGAGAGAATGCCTGTGCCTGCCCGCGTTTCTTGCCTGCACGTTCGCGTATGGTGTCGCCCACGCGTTTGCATCGCCTCATACGCTCGAGATTGGCCTCGTCGCGGTTGTCGCGAGCGGGTTGCTGTTCGTCTGCACGGGGATGATCTACGCGTGCCTGCGCTTCCTGCAGGAATGGGCGACGCCACTGACGCTCGTCAACTTCGTACTGCTAGGCTGCGCATCGGGCTTTACACTCGCAACGGCGTGCGCGGCGTGGTTCGCCCCTGCGCTGATTGGTCCGCTCGCGGTGGGCGCATGCGGGTTGACGGTTGCGGGATGCGCGTCGCGCGTCGCATCGCTGATGCGCAACGCGCGGCTCAGACCGAAATCGACGCTGCAAAGCGCGACGGGCATTCGCGGCGCGCGCGTCGAGCAGCAATCGCGGGGCTTTACGGCGGGTGCGTTCAACCTGCGCGAGTTCTTCCATGGGAAGACGCCGCAGACGTTGAGACGGATCAAGTGGACGTTTCTGATCGCCGCGTTCGTCGTGCCGTTCGGCCTGATCGCGTCGGGCGGAAGCGTGCGTTCGATCGGCCTTTCGTTCGTGCTGCTTTGCGCGGCTTCGGTGATCCAGTATGCGGGGCTTGTAGCCGAGAGGTGGTTCTTCTTCGCGGAGGCGCGGCATCCGCAAAATCTTTATTATCGGCAGGCGTAG
- a CDS encoding 4Fe-4S dicluster domain-containing protein yields MTQMALVIDLNVCVGCHACVTSCKEWNTSGEAGSLSDQRPYDADPSGTFFNRVQTYEAGEFPLVDTIHFPKSCLHCEDPPCVPVCPTGASYKRKEDGLVLVDYDRCIGCKYCSWACPYGAREIDEERKEMTKCTLCADRIYNEALPERDRKPACVLACPTSARLFGDIHDPESVVSKAIRERGGYQLMPEWGTRPSNHYLPRQKVTSCGSGACSCKTSDGDEAVSASVETQVKRGELHLASIATRV; encoded by the coding sequence ATGACACAGATGGCGCTCGTAATCGATCTGAACGTCTGCGTGGGCTGTCATGCCTGCGTGACGAGTTGCAAGGAGTGGAACACGTCGGGCGAGGCGGGCAGTCTGTCCGATCAGCGTCCATACGACGCCGATCCGTCTGGCACGTTCTTCAATCGCGTGCAAACCTACGAAGCGGGTGAGTTTCCCCTTGTCGACACGATTCATTTCCCGAAGTCGTGCCTGCACTGCGAGGACCCGCCGTGCGTGCCCGTCTGCCCGACTGGGGCCAGCTATAAACGCAAGGAAGACGGCCTCGTGCTGGTCGATTATGACCGCTGCATCGGCTGCAAGTACTGCTCGTGGGCCTGCCCCTACGGTGCGCGCGAAATCGACGAAGAGCGCAAGGAGATGACCAAGTGCACGCTGTGCGCGGACCGCATCTACAACGAAGCGCTGCCCGAGCGCGACCGCAAGCCTGCTTGCGTGCTCGCGTGCCCGACCTCGGCGCGGCTTTTCGGTGATATTCACGATCCCGAGTCCGTGGTGTCGAAGGCGATCCGCGAGCGCGGCGGCTATCAGCTGATGCCGGAATGGGGCACGCGGCCGTCGAATCACTATCTGCCGCGCCAGAAGGTGACGTCGTGCGGCAGCGGGGCATGTTCGTGCAAGACATCCGATGGCGACGAAGCCGTTTCTGCTTCTGTCGAAACGCAGGTCAAGCGTGGTGAGCTTCATCTTGCGTCGATTGCGACGCGCGTGTGA
- a CDS encoding molybdopterin oxidoreductase family protein, producing the protein MEHKARTQNEKLEVRTTTCYMCACRCGIRVHLRDGEVRYIDGNPEHPLNQGVICAKGSSGIMKQYSPARLTQPLLRKPGASRGSAQFEPVSWDVAFDMLEKRLAHLRATDPKKFALFTGRDQMQALTGLFAKQFGTPNYAAHGGFCSANMAAGMIYTMGGSFWEFGGPDLDRAKLFFMIGTAEDHHSNPLKIAISKFKRAGGRFIAINPIRTGYAAIADEWVPIRPGTDGALFMALMRELIENNAYDREFVERYTNAGELLDMRTDSDTYGLFVRDEQADVSNPLFPQNHLWWDPASQREVLHHTRGVRPALEGRYTLADGTPVAPSFELLRAQVAACTPEWASEITGIPADTIRRLAREMADVARDHTITLPIQWTDAWGETHDTVTGAPIAFHAMRGLAAHSNGFQSIRALAVLMSLLGTIDRPGGFRHKSPYPRAVPPSAKPPNSPDDVKPNTPLSNGPLGWPAAPEDLFIDDGGEPVRIDKAFSWEYPLAVHGLMHSVITNAWRGDPYPIDTLLIFMANMAWNSSMNTVEVRKMLADKHENGEYKIPFIVVCDAFQSEMTAFADLILPDTTYLERHDAMSMLDRPISEFDGPVDSVRVPVVPPTGECKPFQEVLVELAGRLKLPAFTTPEGKRKYRDYPDFIVNHQTAPGSGVGFLIGWRGKDGDKALVGEPNPRQWEEYAKHNCVYHYTLPESLQYMRNCNGPYLKFSVEKGFRKFSEPIVIALYSDVMQKFRLAAQGKTKGRQPPDHLRARIERYFDPLPFWYPPLEHDTTDHAQYPLAAVTQRPMAMYHSWDSQNAWLRQIHGENYLYMNPRTAAAQGIDDGGWIYVESQWGKVRCLARYSEAVEPGTVWTWNAIGKSAGAWNLGPDANESQRGFLLNHLIADEIPVNSANHPRTSNSDPITGQAAWYDVRVRIYPAEAQADHTLPQFAPMPALPGVVGGGSGGMIHRIVQTYFAGRGEFAARLRKAAERN; encoded by the coding sequence ATGGAGCACAAAGCTCGCACCCAGAACGAAAAGCTCGAAGTCAGGACGACGACCTGCTACATGTGTGCTTGCCGATGCGGCATCCGCGTGCATCTGCGTGATGGCGAAGTGCGCTATATCGACGGGAATCCGGAGCATCCGCTCAATCAGGGTGTAATTTGCGCGAAGGGCTCGTCGGGCATCATGAAGCAGTACTCGCCCGCGCGCCTGACGCAGCCGCTGCTGCGCAAGCCGGGCGCGTCACGCGGCAGCGCGCAGTTCGAGCCCGTTTCGTGGGACGTCGCGTTCGACATGCTCGAAAAGCGTCTCGCGCACTTGCGCGCAACCGACCCGAAAAAATTCGCACTCTTTACGGGACGCGACCAGATGCAGGCGCTGACAGGCCTCTTCGCGAAGCAGTTCGGCACGCCCAACTATGCGGCGCACGGCGGCTTCTGCTCGGCAAACATGGCGGCGGGCATGATCTATACGATGGGGGGCTCGTTCTGGGAATTCGGCGGTCCCGATCTCGACCGCGCAAAGCTGTTCTTCATGATCGGCACGGCCGAAGATCATCACTCGAACCCGCTGAAGATCGCGATCTCGAAGTTCAAGCGCGCGGGCGGCCGCTTCATCGCGATCAATCCGATCCGCACCGGATACGCGGCGATCGCCGACGAGTGGGTGCCGATCCGACCCGGCACGGATGGCGCGCTATTCATGGCGCTGATGCGCGAGCTGATCGAAAACAATGCGTATGACCGCGAATTCGTCGAGCGCTATACGAATGCGGGCGAACTGCTGGACATGCGCACCGATAGCGACACGTATGGCCTTTTCGTGCGCGATGAACAGGCCGACGTGAGCAATCCGCTCTTTCCGCAGAATCATCTATGGTGGGATCCGGCGAGCCAGCGCGAGGTGCTGCATCATACGCGGGGCGTGCGGCCCGCGCTCGAAGGGCGCTATACGCTCGCGGACGGCACGCCCGTCGCGCCGTCGTTCGAACTGCTGCGCGCGCAGGTGGCTGCCTGTACACCCGAATGGGCGTCGGAGATCACGGGCATTCCTGCCGATACGATCCGCCGGCTGGCGCGCGAAATGGCCGATGTCGCGCGCGATCACACGATCACGCTGCCGATTCAATGGACCGACGCATGGGGCGAAACACATGACACCGTGACGGGCGCGCCGATCGCATTCCACGCGATGCGCGGGCTCGCCGCGCATTCGAACGGCTTTCAGTCGATACGCGCGCTGGCCGTGCTGATGTCGCTGCTCGGCACGATAGACCGGCCGGGCGGCTTCCGGCACAAGTCACCATATCCTCGCGCCGTGCCGCCGTCGGCGAAACCGCCGAACAGTCCAGACGACGTGAAGCCGAACACGCCGCTTTCAAACGGCCCGCTCGGCTGGCCCGCCGCGCCCGAAGACCTGTTCATCGACGATGGCGGCGAACCCGTGCGCATCGACAAGGCGTTCTCGTGGGAATATCCGCTCGCCGTGCATGGGCTGATGCACAGCGTGATCACGAACGCGTGGCGCGGCGACCCGTATCCCATCGACACACTGTTGATCTTCATGGCCAACATGGCATGGAACTCGTCGATGAACACGGTCGAGGTCCGCAAGATGCTCGCGGACAAGCACGAGAACGGCGAGTACAAGATTCCGTTCATCGTCGTATGCGATGCATTCCAGTCGGAGATGACGGCGTTCGCCGATCTGATCCTGCCCGATACGACGTACCTCGAACGCCACGATGCGATGTCGATGCTCGACCGGCCCATTTCCGAGTTCGATGGCCCCGTCGATTCCGTGCGCGTGCCCGTCGTGCCGCCGACGGGCGAATGCAAGCCGTTCCAGGAAGTGCTCGTCGAACTGGCGGGCCGCCTGAAGCTCCCCGCCTTCACGACGCCGGAAGGCAAGAGAAAGTATCGCGACTATCCGGACTTCATCGTCAATCACCAGACGGCGCCAGGCTCGGGCGTGGGCTTTCTGATCGGCTGGCGCGGCAAGGACGGCGACAAGGCGCTCGTCGGCGAGCCGAACCCCAGGCAGTGGGAAGAGTACGCAAAGCACAACTGCGTCTATCACTACACGCTGCCCGAGTCGCTGCAGTACATGCGCAACTGCAATGGGCCGTACCTGAAGTTCTCGGTAGAGAAGGGCTTTCGCAAGTTCAGCGAGCCGATCGTGATCGCGCTCTACTCCGACGTGATGCAGAAATTCAGGCTCGCCGCGCAGGGCAAGACGAAGGGCCGTCAGCCGCCGGACCATCTGCGCGCACGCATCGAGCGGTATTTCGATCCGCTGCCGTTCTGGTATCCGCCGCTCGAGCACGACACGACCGATCATGCGCAATATCCGCTTGCGGCTGTCACACAGCGGCCAATGGCGATGTATCACTCGTGGGACTCGCAGAACGCATGGCTGCGTCAGATACACGGCGAGAACTATCTCTACATGAATCCGCGCACTGCGGCGGCGCAAGGCATCGACGACGGCGGATGGATTTACGTCGAATCGCAATGGGGCAAGGTGCGCTGCCTTGCACGCTATAGCGAGGCCGTCGAACCCGGCACCGTGTGGACATGGAATGCGATCGGCAAGTCGGCGGGCGCGTGGAACCTCGGACCCGACGCGAACGAATCGCAGCGCGGCTTTCTGCTGAATCACCTGATCGCGGATGAGATCCCTGTCAACAGTGCGAATCACCCGCGCACGTCGAACTCCGATCCCATTACGGGCCAGGCCGCGTGGTACGACGTGCGCGTGCGCATCTATCCCGCCGAAGCTCAAGCCGATCACACGCTGCCGCAATTCGCGCCGATGCCGGCGCTGCCGGGTGTCGTCGGCGGCGGGTCGGGCGGCATGATTCATCGCATCGTGCAGACGTATTTCGCGGGGCGTGGTGAGTTTGCCGCGCGTCTGCGCAAGGCCGCTGAGCGCAACTGA